CCGTCAACGCCGGCAAGGAGCCGCTGTTCGACCTGGAGATGCGAACCCGCCTGGTCCAGGCGGATCTCGACGCGATCGTCGCCGACGGCCAGTCGAACAACTGCAAGCTCGAGGTCAGGCCGTTCGAGACGCTGCTCGTCCATTTCGTGCGTGACGTCGGCGCGAGCGTCGTGATTCGCGGCCTGCGCGCCGTCTCGGACTTCGAGTACGAGTTCCAGATGGCCGCGAACAACAAACGCATCGCACCCGAGATCGAGACGCTGTTCCTCATGGCGTCGGAGACCAACCAGTTCATCTCCTCGCGCTTCGTCAAGGAGATCAGCCGCCTGGGCGGCGACGTCTCGAGCTTCGTGTCGGATCACGTCCTCGATCATCTCACCCAGTCCAGCGGGTCATGAAGGTCGATCTCTTCGATTTCGACCTGCCGCCCGACCGCATCGCCCAGAGCCCGATCCAGCCGCGCGACCGGGCGCGGCTGCTGCACGTCACGGCGGACGCGCTTTCCGACCGGAGCGTCGCCGACCTGCCCGGCCTGCTGCGCCCGGGCGATCTGGTCGTCGTCAACGACACGAAAGTCATCCCGGCACGCCTGACCGCCCGGCGCGGCGACGCCCGCATCGAGCTGACGCTGCACAAGCGTGTCGGCCCGGCGGTCTGGAACGCGTTCGCCCGTCCCGCGCGCCGGTGCCGGCCGGGAGATGTCCTGCGTGTCGCCGAAAGCTTCACGGCCGAGGTCACCGCCAAGGGCGAAGGCGGGGAGATCACCGTCGCCTTCGATCGGGGCGGCGAGGACCTTTTGGCCGCGCTGGGCGTCCACGGCCGCATGCCGCTTCCGCCCTACATCAAGCGGGACGAGGCTCCGGACGACGCGGACCGGGCCGACTACCAGAACCCGTTCGGGGCGAAGGAAGGGGCGGTCGCGGCGCCGACGGCATCGCTGCACTTCACGCCCGACCTGCTCGGGCGGCTCGCCGACCGCGACATTCGCCAGGCGCGACTCACGCTTCATGTCGGCGCCGGAACCTTCCTGCCGGTCAAGTCCGACGACACCGACGCCCACCGCATGCACAGCGAGTGGTTCGAGTTGCCGCCTGCGACCGCCGAGGCGATCGAACGGACGCGGGCGGCCGGCGGGCGGGTCGTCGCGGTCGGAACGACCGTGCTGCGCACGCTGGAGGCCGCGGCCCGTCCGGACGGCAGCCTGCAGACCGGCATGGGCGAGACCGACATCTTCATCGTGCCGGGCCACCGCTTCCGGGTCGTCGATCTGCTTCTGACCAATTTCCACCTGCCGCGCTCGACCCTGTTCATGTTGGTCAGCGCGTTCATGGGTCTGGAGCGGATGCGCGCCGCCTATGCCCATGCGATCGCCGGCGGCTATCGCTTCTACTCGTATGGTGACGCGTGCCTGCTCGAACGCACGTGTTCGAATGAATATTGAAGCAAATCTTCGTAAAACAATCGAAGTATTAAGCGTATCTTAATCTGCAAGCCGTAGCTTCGGTCCGGCGGCGCACGACGTGCCGTCTTTGATCGAGGCCCGAGCCGGATGCAGAACGCTCCGTCATCTCGCCTGGCGTCGTCGAGCGGGACCCGCTTCGTCCCGGCGACGCTGCTCGCCTGCCTGTTCGTCGCGATCACCCTGCCACCCGTTCTGGCGGGACTGGGCGGCAATTTCGTCGCCGGCGACATGGCGACGTTCCACCTGCCGCAGATCAACCTGTTCATCGGCAGCCCCTTCGCCGTGTTCGACTATGAGGCGACCTCGGCAACGACCCCGGGCTACCATTGGCTGCTGGCGCTGTTCGCGCGCCTGTCCGGCTACGCCGAGGTCGACGCGGCGACCCTGCCGTTGCGCCTGGCCAACTTGGCGGTCGGGCTCGCCGTTGTGCTCGGCTTCTGGGCGATCCTGCAGCGCCTGTCGGGCGACGGCTGGCGTGCCGCCGTGCTGACCGTGCCGCTGCTCGCGTCCAGCTACGTGCTGAACGCCGCCATATGGGTCGTGACCGACAACGCGGCCCTGCTCGGCTACGTCCTTATGCTGGCGGCGCTGCTGTTCCAGCCGGATCGGCCCGGCCGCGCCGCGCTGGCGGGCTTACTCGCCGTCGCCAGCCGTCAGATCTACCTGCCGATCGTGGCGGCGATCGCCCTGCCGCTGATGGTCGAGCGGTGGACGACATGGGGTGTCGGTCGACGGATGCTTGCGATCGCCCTGCCGGTCGCGCCGGTCCTCGCCTGGGCGATTGCCTGGCAAGGCCTCACGCCGCCGCGCTTCCAGGACTTCAACGCCGCCCAGTTCAACCCGGCCGTGCCGCTGCACGCTCTGGCGCTGACGGGCCTGTTCGCCTGCGTGTACGCGCCGTTCGCCTGGCGCTTCGTCCGCAGCGAGGGCTACGCTCGTGCGGCCGCGCTCGCCATCGGCGCGGCCGTCCTCGCCCTGGCCTTGTGGCTGATCGTCCCGACCGCCTACAGCGACCAGGACGGCCGCTGGGGATCGCTCGTCTGGCTTTTCGCCAAACTCCTGCCGGCGCCGGGCGGCCACGCGCCGCTGGTCCTGCCGCTGATCGCGGGCGGCCTGGCCGCGCTCGCCGTGATGGCATGGCACGCTTGGCGCCGCCGCTACCTGCCGGTCGAGCTTGCCATGCTCCTGCTCTACTTCGCCGGTTATGCCTTCCAGCCGCTCGCGTGGCAGCGCTACATCGAGCCCGTCATCCTGATCACGATGGGCGTGTTCGTCGCAAGGCTCGACGCGCCGCGCTGGGCGTTGCTCGGTCCGGCCGTGACGGCTCTCCTGTTCGGCATGCTGGCGCTCGGCCGGATCTGGGGCTGGGTGCCTCGCCTGTTCGGATGAGGTGCGCGGCGGCCAGCGTGCTTGCCCGATCGCTCGGCGTCGGCTACGTCCGCCTCATGTCCGCATCCGTGATCGACACCGCTCCTCCGACGCCTGACGTCGCTGCTCCGCTGACCTATGCCCGCCTGGTCGTCGACGGCGCGGCCCGGCTCGGCCGGATCGATACCGCGCACGGCGCCATCGACACGCCGGCCTTCATGCCGGTCGGCACGGCGGCGACGGTCAAGGCGATGCTGCCCGAGCAGGTGGCGGCGACCGGCGCGCAGATCGTGCTCGGCAACACCTACCACCTCATGCTGCGGCCGGGCGCCGAGCGCATCGCCCGCCTGGGCGGCCTGCACCGCTTCATGAACTGGCAGGGCGCCGTCCTGACCGATTCCGGCGGCTATCAGGTCATGTCCCTGGCCGAGCGCCGCGTGATCACGGAAGAGGGCGTCACCTTCGCCTCGCATGTCGACGGCAGCCGCCACCTGCTGACACCCGAGCGCGCGGTCGAGATCCAGCATCTCCTGGGCGCCGACATCACCATGGTGCTGGACGAATGCACGCCGTTCCCTGCGAGCGAGCCTGTGGCCGAGCGCTCGATGGCGATGTCGATGCGCTGGGCGGAGCGCTCGAAGCGCGCCTTTCGCGCGCGGCCCGGCCACGGGCTGTTCGGCATCGTCCAGGGCAGCGTGATCCCGCGCCTGCGCCGGGCTTCGGCCGAGCGGCTGGTCGGCATCGGCTTCGAGGGCTACGCGATCGGCGGCCTGGCCGTGGGCGAGCCGCGCGAGGTCATGTTCGCGACCCTGGACGCGACCGTCCCCTTCCTGCCGGAGGACAAGCCGCGCTACCTCATGGGTGTGGGCAAGCCGGCCGATCTGGTCGGCTCGGTGCTGCGCGGCGTCGACATGTTCGACTGCGTCCTGCCGACCCGCTCCGGGCGGACCGGCCAGGCCTGGACGCGGGGCGGGCCGGTCAATTTGCGCAACGCCCGCCATGCCGAGGACACCAGGCCGATCGATCCCGCATGCGCGTGCCCGTGCTGCCGCGGCTACAGCCGGGCCTATCTGCATCATGTGGTGAAGGCCGGCGAGATCATCGCCTCGATGCTCCTGACCGCGCACAACCTGCATTATTTCCAGGTGCTCATGGCCGAGATGCGCGCCGCCATCGCCCAGGGCCGCCTCGCCGACTACGCCCTTCGCTTCGCCGAGGACGAGGCGAAGGGCGACCTGCCGCCGGCCTGATCCGTCCATGACGGGCGGCGCATCTCCGGGCGTCATCCTCGCCGGCGGCCGCTCCAGCCGCATGGGCGGCGGCGACAAGAGCCTTCTCGTCCTGCAGGGACGGACCCTGCTGGAGCACGTCATCGCCCGGCTCGGCCCGCAGGCCGATGGGCTCGTCCTGAACGCCAACGGCGATCCCGGACGCTTCGCAGGCTTCGGCCTTACCGTCGTGCCCGATACGGCACCGGACCAGCCGGGGCCCCTGGCCGGCATCCTGTCCGGGCTGCGCTGGGCGGCAGCCCAGCGCCCGGACTGTTCGCGCATCATAACGGCCGCCGCCGACACGCCTTTCATGCCGGCCGACCTTGCCCTGCGTCTCGCCGAAGCGGCCGAGGCTGCCGGAGCCGACATCGCACTGGCGAGGTCGCGCGGGCGGACCCATCCTGTGTTCGGCCTGTGGCCCGTTGCGCTGGCCGACGATCTCGAGGGCGCGCTCGACCGGGGCGAGCGCCGCGTGCTGCGCTTCGCCCAACGTTATCGCTTGGTCGAGGTCGACTTTCCCGCCGATCCGGCCGATCCCTTCTTCAACGTCAACACGCCCGGCGATCTGGCCACGGCCGAAAGCCTGATCGCGGGCGGGCACGGAATCCTGGAATGACGGATCGCGGCCATGGCGGGCCGGTCATCGGCATCGTCGGCTGGAAGAACAACGGCAAGACGACCCTGGTCGTGCGTCTGGTCGAGTGGCTGACCGCGCGGCGCCTACGCGTGTCGACGATCAAGCACGCGCATCACAGGGTCGACATCGACAAGCCGGGCAAGGACAGCTACCGACATCGCGAGGCGGGCGCTACCGAGGCGGTGCTGGCCACGGCTGCCCGCTTCGCCATCGTGCACGAGCTGCGCGGCGCGCCGGAGCCGGCGCTCGAGGAACTGCTCGCCCGCATGAGCCCGGTCGACCTCGTGATCGTCGAAGGGTTCAAGCGTTTCAGCCACCCCAAGATCGAGACGCATCTGGCCGAGCGCGGCACGCCCTTGATCGCCCATGACGACCCGAGCGTGGTCGCCGTCGCCACCGACGCCGCCGCCCTCGTCCTGGACCGGCCGGTCCTCGATCTCAACGACATCGAGGCCGTCGGCCGCTTCGTTCTCGGCCAGGCCGGCATCGGGCCGTGATCATCCCCTGGCGCGGCTGGCTGCTCTGCTTCATCGCCGGCCAGGTCGACGCCCTGGGCTGGCTGCATTTCGAGGCCTTTCCCGCCAACATGACCGGCAACACGGTCCTCTTGTCCGCCTTCCTCGTGCGCGGCGACCTGGCGACCGCGTGGCTGCACGGCGCGACGCTCCTGGCGTTCATGGGCGGCGTGGTCCTGGCGCGTTCGGCCGAGCGCGCGAGCACGCGTCCCTGGCCGGGCCAGGCGCTCGCTGTTCTGCTTCTCCTGGCCGCCGTCCTGGTTCCGTCCCCTGACCACACGCTCTACCTCATGGCCGCGGCCATGGGCGCGCAGGCCTCCGCCTGGAAGCGGTTCGGCTCCTGGCAGTTCAGCACGGTCGTCCTGACCAGCAGCCTGGTCAAGCTGGCCGAGCACGTCGTCGACGGCAGCTCCCCTGCCGGCGCGCGCCAGCCGGAGCGGCGCGAGGCGCTGGTCCTGCTGCCGGCCGTGCTCGCCTACATGGCGGGCGCCGCGGCCGGCGTCGGCCTGTCCGTCCTGCCGGCCCTGCCATTCGCGCAACTGGCGTTGCCGGTCATGCTCCTGTTGCTTGTGACACGCTGGCGACAAAGCCGGGTTTCGGGCGTTGTCACGCCAGCGCCGCGACCGTACAACGCACAGGCCGGCCTGTTCCCGGCGTCTGGACCTTTGGAACACGGATCATGTCCCTCCTCGCTGCCAAACTCGATCGCATCAAGCCTTCGCCGACCATCGCGGTGACCAATCTGGCGCGGGAGCTGAAGGCGGCGGGACGAGACGTGATCGGCCTGGGCGCGGGCGAGCCGGATTTCGATACGCCCGACCACATCAAGGACGCGGCGATCAAGGCGATCCGGGACGGCGACACCAAGTACACGGCGGTCGACGGCACGCCCGCCCTCAAGCAGGCGATCGTCGCCAAGTTTCGGAACGAGAACGGGCTCGCCTACGAGGCCGACCAGATCACGGTCGGCACCGGCGGCAAGCAAATCCTCTACAACGCGCTGATGGCGACCCTGAACGAGGGCGACGAGGTCGTCATCCCGGCGCCGTACTGGGTCTCCTATCCCGACATGGTGCTTCTGGCGGGCGGCGTGCCGGTCTTCGTCTCCTGCCCGGAGACGGCGGGCTTCAAGCTCCTGCCGGGCGATCTCGAGGCGGCGATCACGCCGCGCACCAAGTGGCTGATCCTGAACTCGCCCAGCAACCCGACCGGCGCGGCCTACACCGAGGCCGAGCTCAAGGCGCTGACCGATGTGCTCCTGCGCCATCCGCAGGTCCACGTCATGACCGACGACATGTACGAGCACCTGGTCTATGACGGCTTCCGCTTCACGACTCCCGCCCAGGTCGAGCCGGAGCTCTACGACCGGACGCTGACGGTCAACGGCGTCTCAAAGGCCTACAGCATGACCGGCTGGCGCATCGGCTATGCCGGCGGGCCGAAGCCGCTCATCAAGGCCATGGCCAAGGTGCAGTCGCAAAGCACGTCCAACCCCAGCTCGATCAGCCAGGCGGCAGCCGTCGCGGCGCTGACCGGGCCGCTCGACTTCCTGGCCGAGCGCAACGAGGTCTTCCGCCAGCGGCGCGATCTCGTCGTCTCGAGTCTGAACCAGGCCGAGGGGCTGATCTGCCCGAAGCCGGAAGGGGCCTTCTACGTCTATCCCAGCTGCGCCGGCGTGCTCGGCCGGCGCACGCCGCAGGGCGAGGTGATCGAGAGCAGCGAGGCGTTCGCGCGCTACGTGCTGAACGAGGTCGGCGTCGCGTTCGTCCAGGGCTCGGCGTTCGGGCTCGATCCCTATTTCCGCATTTCCTACGCGACCTCGACCGACGCGCTCGAGGACGCCTGCGCCCGCATCCGCACGGCCTGCGGCCGGCTCGACGGCGGCCGATAAGGCAACGGTCGATCACGCAGATCGAGCGCTCGGAGAAATCAACTCAGAGGTGATTTTTCCACCGATAGCGCGCGGGCATGGCACCGATGAGATCACACGACAGGTGGTCGCCGATCTCGTCGGGATCCAACGCCGCTGAGGCTCGGAGCATGGCAACGGCACGCACCAACCGCACCTCTCTCGCGATTCTGCTCATCGTGTCCTCGGTCCTGCTTCTTTCCGGTGCGGACGCCGCCGTCAAAGCGGTGTCGGCGGACTACTCGCTTTGGCAAATCTACGCGGCGAGATCGGCGTTTTCGGTTCCGATTCTGCTGGCGCTCCTCTCGGCGGGCGGCGGCTTGGGCCTGTGGTTGCAGATCGCCCGTCCGTGGATCATTGTCCGCAGCGTTCTGCTCGTTGGAATGTGGATCGCCTACTATGCGGCCCTGCCGTCGACCGATCTTTCGGTCGCCGCGACGGCGCTCTACACGACACCTCTTTTCATCGCCGGCTTCTCGTCCTTGTTCGCGAACGAGCCGGTGGGACGCGGAGGATGGATCGGCATTGTGCTCGGCTTCATCGGCGTCCTGGTGATCCTGCGTCCCGGCGCCGACGATTTTTCCGTCTGGGCCATCCTGCCGATTCTAGCCGCCGCCTTCTATGCGTTGGCAGCGATCGTCACCCGTATGCAGTGCAGCTCGGAAAGCCCAATCGTCATAGCTCTTGCGCTCCATGTCTGTCTTCTCGTCACCGGGATCATTGGGACGGCGTTGATCGCCATGGTCCAGCCTGCGTCCTCCGAGCCCTTTCTTTTCGGCGGATGGACCGCGATGCAAGGCGGAGACTGGGCTATCATGGCCATGCTTGGGATCGTGATGGTCGCAGTGGCCGTGGGCGTTGCCAGGGCTTATCAATCCGGGCCGCCGGCCATCGTGGGCACATTCGACTACGCCTATCTCGTGTTCGCCGCAGTCTGGGGTGTGCTGTTCTTTTCGGAGACTTTGGACGCTCCAACAGCCATGGGCATCCTGCTCATCATCCTTGCCGGGATCATGGTCGTTAGGCAGAAGAGTCAACGTATCGTCACGACGCCTGCGCGGAGTCGGCAAGACGTCTGACCGCTTGCCCGCAAAGGGCAGTGGTGCCGCCAAGGTGATTTCGTCTTTCCCTAAGGCGCGGGATCGCCGCCGAACAGGGGATGCACCAGCCGGTCGCCCGGTTCGACCGAGAGGCGCGCGGCCGTGCCGGCCGGAACCTCGAGCACGCCGCGCACCGGGCGGTCGGCGGCGATGACCGCTTCCGAGAACGGCTCGGTGTCGCTCGCGATCTGGGTGACGTGCCCGGTCTCGTCGAGGAACAGCATGTCGAGCGGGATGTAGGTGTTGCGCATCCACATCCCGACCGGTCCCGTTCGTCCGAAATCGAACAGCATGCCCGCATCCGGCGCGAGGGCGCGGCGGAACATCAGGCCCTGCGCCCGCTGCTCGCGGGTGACCGCGAGCTCGACGCTCAGCGCGTGCTGGCCGCTCTGCGTTTCCAGCAGGGCACGCGAGCGCTCGAACCCGCTCTGGGCATCGGCGTCGCCGGCGCTAAGTATGAGCAGCAAGAGCCCGAGCAGGCGTGCGAGCGGTCGTAGGTCGAAGGAGACGAAGCGCGTCACGGTCGGGCTCCCGTTGATCAATTTTGGCGCGCACAAAAGAGCGTGTCTGTCGTCCGGGGTCCAGAATCGTATGACATCTGCGACATGTCGAGCTGTTGGCGATGCGGCGGCGGGACCGGCCTGCGACGACGTGTGGCCGTGGCTGCTCGCGCAGGCCGGCCGTCCGCTCGACGACCGGGCCTTGCCTGCGATTGATCCGTCAGGCCTGACGGGCGACGCGCGCACGCTGTACGAGCTGTTCCGGCCGCTCGCCGGGCAGGGCGGCCCCTACGCGATCGCCCATCTCGGCCAGAGCCTGGACGGCCGGATCGCGACGGAGCAGGGCCGCTCCTTCTGGGTCACAGGCCCCGAGGACGTCCGCCACACCCACCGTCTGCGCGCCATGTCCGACGCGGTGCTGGTCGGCGCCGGCACGATCGCGGCCGACGATCCCAAGCTGACCACGCGCGAGGTCCCAGGTCGGCACGCCGTGCGGGTCGTGCTCGATACCCGGCGCCGCCTGCCCGTCGAGCGGAACGTCTTCACCGACGGCGTGACGGAGACGGTCCTCGTCTGCCGGTCCGACCATGCCCGGGGCGATCGCCGTCACGGCGACGCCCGGATTCTCGCGATGGACCCCGCAGCGGATGGCCGCCTGGAGCCGTCCGCCGTCCTCGCGGCGCTGCGGGCATGCGGGCTCGACCGGATCTTCATCGAAGGCGGCGGCGTGACCGTGTCGCGCTTTCTCGAGGCCGGCGTGCTCGACCGGCTTCAGATCGCCGTGGCTCCGTTGATCATCGGGTCCGGCCGGGCCGGGCTTTCGCTCGCGCCGGTCGTCGATCTCGCCCAATGCCGCCGGCCGAAGACGCGGACCTTCCGGCTTGGCGACGACATCCTGTTCGACTGCGACCTGCGATGACGGAAGCGGTCGCGTTCTGGCTGGCGGAACCGGGCCGCGGCGAGCTTCGCAGCGAGGATCTGTACGAGCCGGGCCCCGGCGAGGTCGTGGTCGAGACGGTGGCCAGCGGCATCAGCCGCGGCACCGAAAGCCTCGTCTTTCGCGGGCTGGTTCCGCCCTCGCTCGCCGAGACGATGCGCTGCCCGTTCCAGGAGGGCGCGTTCCCGGCGCCGGTCAAGTACGGCTACAGCGCGGTCGGCCGCGTCGTGGCCGGCGACCCTGCGCTGCAGGGGCGGCGCGTGTTCTGCCTTCATCCGCACCAGGACCGGTTCGTCGTTCCGGCCGCGGCCGTCTCCGTCCTTCCCAACGACGTTCCGGACGCGCGCGCCGTGCTGGCCGCCAATCTCGAGACGGCGCTGAACGGGCTATGGGACGCCGGACCGCGGATCGGCGATCGTATCGCCGTGGTCGGCGGCGGTGTCGTCGGCATGCTGGCGGCGTGGCTCGCCGGGCGGATCGCCGGCACCGAGGTCACGCTCTACGATCCCGATCCCGCCAAGCGGCGCCTCGCCGGCACGCTCGGCATCCCGGCGGAGGCCGGACCGGCCGACCATCCGCCCGCCGATTGCGTTCTGCACGCGAGCGGCAGCGAGGGCGGTCTCGCCCTGGCGCTCGATCTCGCGGGCTTCGAGGCGCGCGTCGTGGAACTGAGCTGGTACGGCGATCGTCCGGTCGCCGCCCCGCTCGGAGCCGGCTTCCATCCCCGGAGATTGCGCTTGATCTCCAGCCAGGTCGGGCATATTGCCGGCCCCCAGCGGGCGCGCTGGAGCCACGCGAGGCGCATGGATCTGGTGTTGCGGCTGCTGGCCGAGCCCCTGCTCGACCACCTGCTCGAGCCGCCTGTCGCCTTGAAGGACCTGCCGGAGACCATGAGGAAGATTGCCGAGGGCGCCTCGCCCGTCATGTGCCAGGTCGTCACCTACCCCTAGATCCCGGAAGGAAACGATGTTCACAGTCCAGGTGCGCGAGCACATCATGATCGCGCACAGCTTCAAGGGGGAGGTGTTCGGGCCGGCCCAGAAGCTCCATGGCGCGACCTTCGTCGTCGATCTCGAGCTGCGCCGGCCGGGCCTCGATCATCACGGCATCGTCTGCGACATCGGCCTGCTGCACACGCTGCTCAAGGACGTGATCGCTCCCCTGAATTACCGCAACCTGGACGAGGATCCCAGCTTCGCGGGCCGCAACACGACCACCGAGGTGCTGGCGGCGACGATCCACGCCCGGGTCTGCGACCAGATACGCGCCGGCGGGCTTGGCGAGGAGACCGGCGGCGCCCTGCATTCCGCGAAGGTGACGCTGCACGAGTCGCATGTCGCCTCGGCGTCCTTCGAAGGGCCGATCGCGTGAGCGAGGCCCGTCGCATCGCCTTCGTCGTCGCGGGCTCGCTGGACCAGCGCACCGGCGGCTATCTGTACGATCGCGCCATGGTGGACGGACTGCGCTCGCAGGGACGGACGGTCGACGTCCACGAATTGGCCGGCGCCTTCCCCCTGGTCGATGAAGCCGCCCAGGCGGCCGCGGCCGGGGCGATCGACGCCATCGCCGACGCCGACATCCGCATCATCGACGGGCTCGCCCTCGTTGCCTTCGCCGGCTTGGCCGACCGGATCGCCCGGCCGTGGATCGCGCTCGTCCACCATCCGCTCGGCCTCGAGACGGGCCTGACGCCGGAGCAGGCCCGCTCGCTTACGGCGCTCGAGACCGATCTGCTGCGCCGGCCCGACCGTATCGTCGTGACCAGCCCGCAAACGGTGCGCGACCTGGCGGGCATGGACGTCCCGTCCGACCGCATCGCCGTGGTTGTCCCCGGCACCGCGCGCGCCGAGGGCGACATGCCGGAGCGGCACGATCCGCCGCGGCAATTGCTGTCGGTCGCCTCGGTCACTCCGCGCAAGGGATTCCCGCTCCTGATCGAGGCGCTGGCCCCCTTGCGCGACCGGGACTGGCATCTGGCGATCGCGGGCTCGACCACGCGCGATCCCGGCGAGGCCGCCAGGGTCCGCGAAGCGATCGCGGCGAACGGCCTGACGGACCGGATCGATCTCAAGGGAGAGTTGAACGAACGGGATCTTGCATCCCTTTACGATCGCGCCGATCTGTTCGTCTTCGCATCCTATCACGAAGGTTATGGCATGGCCCTCGCCGAGGCCCTGTCCCACGGCTTGCCGATCGTCTCGACCAATGCCGGCGCCATCGCCGACACGGTGCCCGAGACCGCCGGCATCCTGGTTCCGCCCGGCGATGCGAAAGCGATGACAGAGGCATTGCGTACCGTGTTCGATGATTCCGCGACGTTTCAGCGCCTGCTCCGAGGCGCGGGCCGAGCCGCGCTCGACCTGCCGACCTGGGATGACAGCGTCGCCACGCTCGTGATCGAGCTCGACCGGCGGGTGCGGTCATGAGCGGCTTCGATCCGGCCTGGCTGCGTGTGCGCGAGCCGTTCGACGACAAGGCGCGTTCCCTGGCGCTCGCCGACCGTTTCGTCGCCTCGCTCGGCGACGCGCCGACGGTCATCGATCTCGGGGGCGGCAGCGGCGCGAACCTGCGCCATCTCGCCCCCCGGCTGGGCGACGAGCAGCATTGGATCGTGTACGACAACGACCCCGTTCTCCTCGAGAGCCTGATCAGCGAGACGGCGCAATGGGCGGAAGAGCACGGCTGGAAGTTCAAGACGGCCGGGCGTGAGGATTGCGTGGTCAAGGGCGAGGGCCGCCGCATCGAGGTCCATTACGAGGTGCTCGATCTCGCCACCAACCTGCCCGACGTCGTCTTCGACGCGGCGACCGGCATCACAGGCTCGGCTCTGCTCGATCTCGCCTCGGCCGCCTGGCTGGACGAGCTGGCGACGGCGATCCACCGCAACGGTCTTCCCGTCCTGTTCGCGCTCAGCTTCGACGGCCGCATGACCTGGCAGCCGCCCGCGGGCGACGACGCCCTGATCCGGGAAGCCTTCGTCGCCCACCAGCGCACCGACAAGGGCTTCGGCGGACCTTCGCTCGGCCCGGAGGCCGTCGGCCACCTCGCCAAGGCGCTGCGCGCGCCGGGCTGGTCGGTGGCGACGGCGATGAGCGACTGGCACATCGCGCCCGGCGACGCGGCGATGCTGACCGCCATGCTGGACGGCGTCGGCAAGGCCGCGCTCGAGGCCCGGCCCGGCGACCTCGAGGCCATCGATCGCTGGTTGGCGGGCCGCCGCGCCGATCTCGAGGCCGGACGGCTCGACCTGGCTGTCGGCCACGTGGACCTACTGGCGCTGCCCTTGCCCTGAGCCGGAGTCGATCCGAGCATGGCCGACGATCTGCTCCGCCTGGACGACCGCGGCCTGTTCTGCCGCAAGGGCGGGTTCCACATCGACCCCTGGCGGCCGGTCGAGCGCGCCGTCATCACCCACGCGCACAGCGACCACGCCCGCTTCGGCAGCCGGCACTACCATTGCGCCGATCAGGGCGTCGGCCTGATGCGCCGCCGCCTGGGCGAGGACGCCAGCATCCAGGGGCACGCCTATCGCGAGCCGATCGACCTCGCCGGCGTGCGTGTCTCCTTCCATCCCGCGGGCCACGTGCTGGGGTCGGCCCAGATCCGCGTCGAGGCCGACGGTCAGGTCTGGGTCGTCTCCGGCGACTACAAGATCGAACCGGACCCCAGCTGCGCCGCGTTCGAGGCCGTACCCTGCGACGTGTTCGTCACCGAGGCGACGTTCGCCCTGCCGATCTACCGGTGGGAGCCGGGCGAGCGCCTGATGGACGACATCTTCGCCTGGTGGGACGCCAATACCCGCGCCGGCCGGGCGTCGGTCCTGCTCGGCTATTCCCTGGGCAAGGCCCAGCGCGTCCTGGCGGCGGTCGCCGAGCGCACCGACCGTCCGGTCTATGTCCACGGCGCGATCGAGCCCTTGGTCGAGGCCTATCGCGCCGAGGGCATCACGCTGGCACCGACCGTGCCGGTCGCCGAGACGGGCAGGGGCCATTCCTTCGCGGCCGAACTGGTCCTGGCGCCGCCCTCGGCCTTCGC
Above is a genomic segment from Geminicoccaceae bacterium SCSIO 64248 containing:
- the queA gene encoding tRNA preQ1(34) S-adenosylmethionine ribosyltransferase-isomerase QueA; this encodes MKVDLFDFDLPPDRIAQSPIQPRDRARLLHVTADALSDRSVADLPGLLRPGDLVVVNDTKVIPARLTARRGDARIELTLHKRVGPAVWNAFARPARRCRPGDVLRVAESFTAEVTAKGEGGEITVAFDRGGEDLLAALGVHGRMPLPPYIKRDEAPDDADRADYQNPFGAKEGAVAAPTASLHFTPDLLGRLADRDIRQARLTLHVGAGTFLPVKSDDTDAHRMHSEWFELPPATAEAIERTRAAGGRVVAVGTTVLRTLEAAARPDGSLQTGMGETDIFIVPGHRFRVVDLLLTNFHLPRSTLFMLVSAFMGLERMRAAYAHAIAGGYRFYSYGDACLLERTCSNEY
- the mobA gene encoding molybdenum cofactor guanylyltransferase MobA, whose protein sequence is MTGGASPGVILAGGRSSRMGGGDKSLLVLQGRTLLEHVIARLGPQADGLVLNANGDPGRFAGFGLTVVPDTAPDQPGPLAGILSGLRWAAAQRPDCSRIITAAADTPFMPADLALRLAEAAEAAGADIALARSRGRTHPVFGLWPVALADDLEGALDRGERRVLRFAQRYRLVEVDFPADPADPFFNVNTPGDLATAESLIAGGHGILE
- a CDS encoding YoaK family protein, whose translation is MIIPWRGWLLCFIAGQVDALGWLHFEAFPANMTGNTVLLSAFLVRGDLATAWLHGATLLAFMGGVVLARSAERASTRPWPGQALAVLLLLAAVLVPSPDHTLYLMAAAMGAQASAWKRFGSWQFSTVVLTSSLVKLAEHVVDGSSPAGARQPERREALVLLPAVLAYMAGAAAGVGLSVLPALPFAQLALPVMLLLLVTRWRQSRVSGVVTPAPRPYNAQAGLFPASGPLEHGSCPSSLPNSIASSLRRPSR
- the tgt gene encoding tRNA guanosine(34) transglycosylase Tgt; amino-acid sequence: MLARSLGVGYVRLMSASVIDTAPPTPDVAAPLTYARLVVDGAARLGRIDTAHGAIDTPAFMPVGTAATVKAMLPEQVAATGAQIVLGNTYHLMLRPGAERIARLGGLHRFMNWQGAVLTDSGGYQVMSLAERRVITEEGVTFASHVDGSRHLLTPERAVEIQHLLGADITMVLDECTPFPASEPVAERSMAMSMRWAERSKRAFRARPGHGLFGIVQGSVIPRLRRASAERLVGIGFEGYAIGGLAVGEPREVMFATLDATVPFLPEDKPRYLMGVGKPADLVGSVLRGVDMFDCVLPTRSGRTGQAWTRGGPVNLRNARHAEDTRPIDPACACPCCRGYSRAYLHHVVKAGEIIASMLLTAHNLHYFQVLMAEMRAAIAQGRLADYALRFAEDEAKGDLPPA
- the coaD gene encoding pantetheine-phosphate adenylyltransferase, with amino-acid sequence MAIERAGVYPGTFDPIHNGHLDVIRRATFLVDRLVVAVAVNAGKEPLFDLEMRTRLVQADLDAIVADGQSNNCKLEVRPFETLLVHFVRDVGASVVIRGLRAVSDFEYEFQMAANNKRIAPEIETLFLMASETNQFISSRFVKEISRLGGDVSSFVSDHVLDHLTQSSGS
- the mobB gene encoding molybdopterin-guanine dinucleotide biosynthesis protein B; protein product: MTDRGHGGPVIGIVGWKNNGKTTLVVRLVEWLTARRLRVSTIKHAHHRVDIDKPGKDSYRHREAGATEAVLATAARFAIVHELRGAPEPALEELLARMSPVDLVIVEGFKRFSHPKIETHLAERGTPLIAHDDPSVVAVATDAAALVLDRPVLDLNDIEAVGRFVLGQAGIGP